In a single window of the Sediminicoccus sp. KRV36 genome:
- a CDS encoding sugar phosphate isomerase/epimerase family protein, whose translation MIPLSLNTVTVKEKWGLADCIEGCARHGIPGISPWRDVLHAMGVDAAARAIRDAGLTVTGLCRGGMFPAADAAGRAAAIEDNRRAIEEAHKLQARGLVMVCGGLPPGSKDLPGARAMVRDGLEAILPEARAAGVTIALEPLHPMTCADRSVLSTLGQALDLCEALGEGVGVAVDVYHVWWDPDLAAQMARAKGRIAGFHACDWLVPTTDLVFDRGMPGDGVIDIAAIRRMAEAAGYEGFTEIELLSRRWWAEDPDHVLRVMQERHAAIA comes from the coding sequence GTGATCCCGCTCAGCCTGAACACTGTCACGGTCAAGGAGAAATGGGGCCTCGCCGATTGCATCGAGGGCTGTGCGCGGCATGGCATTCCCGGCATCTCGCCCTGGCGGGACGTGCTGCATGCCATGGGTGTGGATGCCGCCGCGCGCGCCATCCGGGATGCGGGCCTGACTGTCACCGGCCTCTGCCGGGGCGGCATGTTCCCCGCCGCCGATGCCGCCGGCCGCGCCGCCGCGATCGAGGATAACCGCCGCGCGATCGAGGAAGCGCACAAGCTGCAGGCGCGTGGCCTGGTCATGGTCTGTGGCGGCCTGCCGCCCGGCTCGAAGGACCTGCCCGGCGCCCGCGCCATGGTGCGGGACGGGCTGGAAGCCATCCTGCCCGAGGCGCGCGCCGCGGGTGTCACCATCGCCCTTGAACCGCTGCACCCCATGACCTGCGCGGATCGCTCCGTGCTCTCCACCCTCGGCCAGGCGCTCGATCTCTGCGAGGCGCTGGGCGAGGGGGTGGGTGTGGCCGTGGATGTCTATCACGTCTGGTGGGACCCCGACCTCGCGGCACAAATGGCGCGCGCGAAGGGACGCATCGCGGGCTTTCATGCCTGCGACTGGCTGGTGCCGACCACCGATCTGGTGTTTGACCGCGGCATGCCCGGTGATGGCGTGATTGATATCGCCGCCATCCGCCGCATGGCCGAGGCAGCGGGTTATGAAGGCTTCACGGAGATCGAGCTCCTCTCTCGCCGCTGGTGGGCCGAGGACCCCGATCATGTGCTGCGTGTGATGCAGGAGCGCCACGCCGCCATTGCTTGA
- a CDS encoding dihydrodipicolinate synthase family protein yields MATLRLPTATGLADFATSAPREFAKALPPYPRVAFAAAHVVADTLAEQDPWLDAKVDWDRTIAFRKHLWSLGLGVAEAMDTAQRGMGLDWVAAQQLIRLSLDAAKDHPGAVIASGAGTDHLTPGPDVTVDDVIRAYEEQCEAVEKMGGRIILMASRALAKAARSPSDYERVYARILGGVKQPVIIHWLGEMFDPALEGYWGNHDHMAAMETALAVIHAHAAKVDGVKISLLDDQKEIVMRRRLPQGVRMYTGDDFNYAELIAGDAEGHSDALLGIFDPIAPAVGGALAALSRNDLSTFHEILAPTVPLSRHIFKAPTRFYKTGVVFMAWLNGHQDHFVMVGGQQSTRSIQHFAELFRLADAAGLLSDPERAASRMTQLLALHGVA; encoded by the coding sequence GTGGCCACGCTGCGCTTGCCGACGGCGACAGGGCTTGCCGACTTCGCCACCAGCGCGCCGCGCGAATTCGCCAAGGCGCTGCCGCCCTATCCGCGCGTGGCCTTCGCCGCTGCGCATGTGGTGGCCGACACGCTGGCCGAGCAGGATCCGTGGCTGGATGCCAAGGTGGACTGGGACCGCACCATCGCCTTCCGCAAGCATCTCTGGTCGCTTGGCCTCGGCGTGGCCGAGGCCATGGACACGGCGCAGCGCGGCATGGGGCTGGACTGGGTCGCGGCGCAGCAATTGATCCGCCTCAGCCTGGATGCGGCGAAGGATCATCCGGGTGCCGTGATCGCGAGTGGCGCGGGCACGGATCACCTGACGCCCGGTCCCGACGTCACGGTGGATGACGTGATCCGCGCCTATGAGGAGCAATGCGAGGCCGTCGAGAAGATGGGCGGGCGCATCATCCTGATGGCGTCGCGCGCCTTGGCCAAGGCGGCGCGCAGCCCCTCTGATTATGAGCGCGTCTATGCGCGCATCCTGGGCGGCGTGAAGCAGCCCGTGATCATCCATTGGCTGGGCGAGATGTTCGACCCCGCACTGGAAGGCTATTGGGGCAACCATGACCACATGGCGGCGATGGAAACCGCGCTCGCCGTCATCCACGCCCATGCCGCGAAGGTGGATGGCGTGAAGATCTCCCTGCTGGATGACCAGAAGGAGATCGTGATGCGCCGCCGCCTGCCGCAAGGCGTGCGGATGTATACGGGCGATGACTTCAACTACGCGGAGCTGATCGCGGGCGATGCAGAGGGCCATTCCGACGCGCTGCTCGGCATCTTCGACCCCATCGCCCCGGCGGTAGGCGGCGCGCTGGCCGCGCTCTCCCGCAATGACCTCAGCACCTTCCACGAAATCCTGGCGCCGACCGTGCCGCTGAGCCGCCATATCTTCAAGGCGCCGACGCGCTTCTACAAGACGGGCGTGGTCTTCATGGCCTGGCTGAACGGGCATCAGGACCACTTCGTCATGGTTGGCGGGCAGCAGAGCACGCGCAGCATCCAGCATTTCGCCGAGCTTTTCCGGCTGGCCGATGCGGCCGGGCTGTTGAGCGACCCGGAGCGCGCGGCGAGCCGCATGACGCAACTGCTTGCGCTGCATGGTGTGGCGTGA
- a CDS encoding Gfo/Idh/MocA family oxidoreductase, producing MAQRRIGIIMNGVTGRMGMNQHLIRSIAAIRADGGMPLANGDVLMPDPIIVGRNRAKLDALARAHNVERVSTDLDACLADPRDEIFFDAATTQMRAGLVRKAIAAGKHIYCEKPTADNLADALDLARVAKAAGIKHGVVQDKLFLPGLRKLKMVIDSGQLGRLLSVRGEFGYWVFEGDLQPTQRPSWNYKKAEGGGIILDMLCHWRYVLDNTFGAVKSVSCLGAIHIPKRKDEAGNWYDADVDDAAYATFQLDGGIVAHMNSSWTTRVRRDDLVTFHVDGTHGSAVCGLTDCWVQPRVATPKPVWNPDVPQTINFYEGWQKVPDTQPYPNGFRVQWELFLRHVVGELPDYKWDLMAGAKGVQLAMAGLQSWEERRWIDLAELEA from the coding sequence ATGGCGCAACGGCGCATCGGCATCATCATGAACGGCGTCACCGGGCGCATGGGCATGAACCAGCATCTGATCCGCTCCATCGCCGCGATCCGCGCCGATGGCGGCATGCCGCTCGCCAATGGCGATGTGCTGATGCCGGACCCCATCATTGTCGGCCGCAACCGTGCCAAGCTGGATGCGCTGGCCCGCGCCCACAACGTCGAGCGCGTCAGCACCGACCTCGACGCCTGCCTGGCCGATCCTCGGGATGAGATCTTCTTCGACGCGGCGACGACGCAGATGCGCGCGGGCCTGGTGCGCAAGGCCATCGCCGCCGGCAAGCACATCTATTGCGAGAAGCCGACCGCCGACAATCTGGCCGATGCGCTGGACCTCGCCCGTGTGGCGAAGGCCGCCGGCATCAAGCATGGCGTGGTGCAGGACAAGCTGTTCCTGCCCGGCCTGCGCAAGCTGAAGATGGTGATTGACAGCGGGCAGCTGGGCCGTCTGCTCAGCGTGCGCGGCGAGTTCGGCTATTGGGTCTTCGAGGGCGATCTGCAGCCGACGCAGCGCCCCTCCTGGAACTACAAGAAGGCCGAGGGCGGCGGCATCATCCTCGATATGCTGTGCCATTGGCGCTATGTGCTGGACAACACCTTCGGTGCGGTGAAATCCGTCTCCTGCCTCGGCGCCATCCATATCCCGAAGCGCAAGGACGAGGCCGGCAACTGGTATGATGCCGATGTGGATGACGCCGCCTACGCGACCTTCCAGCTTGATGGTGGGATCGTCGCGCATATGAATTCCAGCTGGACGACGCGCGTGCGGCGCGATGACCTCGTCACCTTCCATGTGGATGGCACGCATGGCTCGGCCGTGTGTGGCCTGACGGATTGCTGGGTGCAGCCGCGGGTGGCCACACCCAAGCCGGTCTGGAACCCGGATGTGCCGCAGACGATCAACTTCTATGAGGGCTGGCAGAAGGTGCCGGACACCCAGCCCTACCCCAACGGTTTCCGCGTGCAGTGGGAGCTGTTCCTGCGCCATGTCGTCGGCGAATTGCCCGACTACAAATGGGATTTGATGGCGGGGGCCAAGGGCGTGCAGCTGGCGATGGCCGGTCTGCAATCCTGGGAAGAGCGCCGCTGGATTGATCTTGCCGAGCTGGAGGCCTGA
- a CDS encoding TetR/AcrR family transcriptional regulator: protein MNPPRPDRPMPPMATDNPPLSARAAATRARILDAALAEFAAHGLAGARVDEIAARAGANKRMLYAYFGAKEDLWLAVLEAAYAAKRAEEEALDVSHLPPAEAMARLVAFNLRYTARHPEFVALLNQENIHRAAYLRRSADVPALYSPLTQRLREVLARGAEAGLFRGDADPLQLYLSIVALGHFTVANMHTLSTIFGTDLGSEAALDAREAHVVAMVLGFLRP from the coding sequence TTGAACCCGCCCCGCCCGGACCGACCCATGCCGCCGATGGCGACTGACAATCCGCCGCTTTCCGCGCGCGCGGCCGCCACGCGGGCGCGCATCCTGGATGCGGCACTGGCCGAATTCGCGGCACATGGGCTGGCGGGCGCGCGGGTGGATGAGATCGCGGCGCGGGCGGGCGCCAATAAGCGCATGCTCTACGCCTATTTCGGGGCCAAGGAGGATCTCTGGCTCGCCGTGCTGGAAGCCGCCTATGCGGCCAAGCGGGCGGAGGAGGAGGCGCTGGACGTCTCCCACCTGCCGCCGGCCGAGGCGATGGCGCGGCTGGTCGCCTTCAACCTGCGCTACACGGCGCGGCATCCGGAATTCGTGGCGCTGCTGAACCAGGAGAACATCCACCGCGCCGCCTATCTGCGCCGCTCGGCCGATGTGCCGGCCCTGTATTCGCCGCTGACCCAGCGCCTGCGCGAGGTGCTGGCGCGCGGGGCCGAGGCCGGCCTGTTTCGCGGCGATGCGGACCCCTTGCAGCTCTACCTTTCCATCGTGGCGCTGGGGCATTTCACGGTGGCCAACATGCACACGCTCTCCACCATCTTCGGCACGGACCTCGGCAGCGAGGCCGCGCTGGACGCGCGTGAGGCGCATGTGGTGGCCATGGTGCTGGGGTTCCTGCGCCCTTGA